Below is a genomic region from candidate division TA06 bacterium B3_TA06.
AACCTGGATTCGCATCTGGCCCGGATTCTCGGTGGGGGTGCAGCTGTTTTGAAGCCTCAGAAAAAGGGTGACAAAAACTCCCCAAATACTGGTCAAAAGCTGGACACCCTTACGGGGTCCCCGCGACGATACGAAGTAGCGTCGTGGGGTAAAAAAAGCTGGTCAAAAGCAGCTGTGTGGGGTGAGTGAAAAATGTAGGGGCCGACGTTGACGCCTATGGCGTCCGCTTCGCGTTAGGTCGGCCCATGTTGTTAATTCACCCTCCCCCTACCCCCTCCCGTCAAGGGAGGGGTATATTAAGGATGAGGCGGTAGTATTCGATTATCTCTGTCCATGGTCAATACATAGTATCTGTGTAGAACAGACACTCTTGTCTGTTCAAAAGCCTGTTCCAACCCGAAAGCATTGAATAATAACCTCGTAGGGGCCGACTTTTAAGTCGGCCCTTTTTTTATTCACCACACCGTCCGCTTCTGCGAAACGGCTACCTCCCACATGAATGGGGAGGAAATAATCCCCCTCCCTGGTGGACAGCGTGCCCCTTGGGGTGCCAATTTTACTGCACCCCATAGGGTAGGGGGTAGGGGGAGGGTGAATATAACCACCTCACTTGAATGCCACGTCTTCAAGCATCCGGATATAATCTTTGAACGAACCGGACGCCCGACCGGGCACAGGAGACCGTTCTGCATTTGCATTTCATTGATTCCTCGCATACACTTCCTAAAGGAGAGATTGATGACGCAAAAAAGACCCGCAGCGCTCATCACCGGCGCATCAAGCGGAATAGGCGCGGCGTTTGCGCGAAAGCTGGCCTCTATGGGCTACGACCTCCTTCTCACCGGGCGCAGGGAGAAACTCCTGGAAGACCTGTGCGCGGAGCTTTCCACAAGGTACGGAATCCTCGCAGGTTACATGATCGCCGAGCTCGCAGACGAAAGCCAGCTCCGCGAGGTCGAAGATACCATCCGCCGCATGCCCAACCTTCGCATCCTCATAAACAACGCGGGATACACCAGGCTCGAACTCTTTGCCGAGGACTCCATCGACGCCCAGGTGGATATGATCAAGGTGCACGACATCGCGGCGGTGCGGCTGACACACGCAGCAATCCCGATCCTGCGCACGCACAACTGGGGTGCGGTAATCAACGTATCATCCATCGCCGCGTTCCTGATCGGCGCGCGCAACCTGATGTACGACGCAACCAAGGGGTTCCTTTTAAGCTTCTCCTCCTCGCTTCACATCGAGCTCGGCGGCACGGGCATAAGGGTTCAGGCGCTGTGTCCGGGGTTCACCCGCACCGACTTTCACATGAAGTTGGGCTACGGCCCTGAGCATCCCATTTTTCGCCGGCGCAGGTTCATGTCCGCGGATAAGGTGGTTCAGGCGTCGCTCGGCTGCCTTGAGCGCGGCAAGGTTATCTGCATCCCTGGCCGGCGCAACAGGTGGATAGCGTTCATCTGCAAACACATGCCCCGCAAACTCTTCTACTCCCTCTACTCCAAACGAAGGCTTAAAAAGAAACGAGGCTAAATCCGGGGTCCCCAGCCGGATGCGAAGCAGACGGTTGGGGTGAGGGTTGCCTTGACAAGTCCCCATAAGTCGCTATAACTCCATAATGCGGGATGAATCCTTACCCAGGGACAGGCGTCGTCTTTACGGTGACCTTTCCTGGACCTGGCCAATTATCAGTTTCACCCCACGACGCTACTTCGTACCGTCGCGGGGACCCCGTATGTCATTGGTATGCAGGATATATGCACTATGAAAGAAAATCGTCTGTACAAAGATCTTGCATGGACCTGGCCAATTATCAGCCCGCCTGAGGACTATATAGAGGAGTCAAAGAAGTTCCGAGATCTGATCATCAAACACTCAAAGATAGAGGTTAAAACCTTACTCGATCTGGGCTGCGGCGGCGGGCACAACGACTTTACCTTGAAGCGCTACTTTGAAATCACCGGCGTTGACGTAAACTCACAGATGCTCGAGGGGGCAAAAAAACTCAATCCCGAAGTCACATATCTATCCGGCGATATGCGTTCGGTCAGATTAGGTAAGACCTTTGACGCGGTAACCATCTTCGATTCAATCTCCTACATGCTTACGGTTGAAGAACTCCGCGCCGCGTTCCAGACCGCTTACGTTCATCTGAATCCAGGCGGGGTGTTCCTCACCTACATGGAAGAAGAGACCCCGGAGCGCTTCAAACAGAACAAGACCACGGTCTCAACCCACACCAAGGGCGGGGTAGAGATAACCCTTATAGAGAATCAGTACGATCCTGATCCGCGAGATACCACCTTTGAAGCCACCTTCATATTCCTGATCCGGCGCGGAGGCGATCTTGCGATCGAAGCAGACCGCCATCTTCTGGGGATATTCCATCTTGCAACCTGGATTGATCTTGCAAAGAAGGTGGGCTTTGAGGTAACGCTTGCAAACCTCAAGTTAGACGATCCCAATTATCCGGAAGTCCCCATCCTGATAGGCATCAAGCCTTTGAAGTGAGTGCTAGGATGGATGAATTGCAATATCACTCTCCGCTTCGTTCCTGGCGATATATGACGGGCCACACGTGCCCTGAGGCAAGTCGCAGGCAAGAAACTCGGCGTTCACACCGGGATGGTGAGTTATCCTGCCGAAATTCCAGAACCTTCTCGCTCAGGTCGCACCGACCGTCGCATAGCACGGCTGAACCACATCCTGCGCTGGTTCGAGGCCAACCTCAAGGGCAAGAAAATGCTCTTTTTTGTCTTCGACAAAAAAATCGCAGAAGATTTTTAGAGAGTGTTGAATCTCTCTTCTCTAAAGGCAGGATTAGGAGTGAATTCGAGAATAAAGACTTTTGTGGCCGGAAATGCGGGCATCAATTCTTGTAGAAAGGAGAGAAAGAGTATGTTAAGGGAAAAACTTTTTGTGGTAACCGTAATCCTTTTGATAGGTTCTTTCGGTGCCTGTTCAAAGGATGAGGCATTCTCTCTTGAGGTCGTGCCTGGAACAATGGAAGCCCTTGTGGGACGGCGCTGCGTATTCCTTGTTCACCTCATTGAAGGAGAAGAAGATAGCCGAGATGAGGTAAAGATAACTGCCTCGGCCCAAGGCAGAGCAAGCGAAGTTGAGTATACGTCCATAAGCGGCAGCGAGGTTGCAGAGGTTACGGTTATCCCTGATTCTTCGAGCCTTAAAGACACGGTAGTTGTTACCATACAAGGTGAAAGAGGTTCTTACCGCGACACTGTGCAAGTGTTGATTGCGGTTGTAGATGGTTTCGCTACAGACGAACAGAGTGCTATTGAGGTTCGTGACAGGTTTATCCCGTGGCTGGCTGAGAACCATCCTGAACTGGGAATAGACGAACAGGCCTCCTGGATAGGAACATCCGGACGCCCTAACATCCTGGTCGTTTCCCATTACCTCTTCTTCTTCAAAGATTGGGAGATGGGCCTCTCCTGGCACGTTACGATAGCTCCTTACGATTGGGCCAGGATATACCTCAGGCATCGCGGCACCCAGATCACCCCTTCACAGGCGTTCGAGATATCGTCACTTTCCGCACAGAAAGACCCTCACCCGATAACGCCGCCTGATTCGGTAACGCGGTAGGGGTGATGCTTTAGAGGGTTACGCAAAAGGAGTATTTATTTTCGTGGTCCCCGCTTGTGCCCGTCCTTTGGGTGCTTGTGCCCGTCCTTTGGGTACGAAGGTGCGCCTGCACCCCCGTCGGGTGAAGCAACTCCGTGGGGTTAACTAAAAGTAGAACCTGAAGCCGATTCCTCCGCCGAAGCCGAGTTTTACTTCAGGCAAGAGGACAATAAGAGGATCGAGCTCCGCGTAGAAGCTTACCGGGCTGTAGATGTACTCTAGACCAAGTGGGATGCGCCCGGCAAGGAGTATATAAGCCTCTGGATAGTGAGGATGGTCAGGATGGTAGCCGCCTCCACCGAGCAATCCACCCACGCCAACGTAAGCGGCAAGGGCTCCTGTGGGAACATCCAGAGGGAAGTGGTAAAGATACCCGGCCTGGAGGGTAAACCTATCACTGATGATGTTCCAGCCGATGGTCGCGTCCACGGCGTTATTGCCCCCCAGCCAGAACTTCCCGGTAATACCGGTTGGTTCTCCCAGCTGCAAGCCGATGCCTACGTCCCCATGGCTTGCGTGCGCTGCCTGGGCTGCCCCTGCGAGAGCAATTAAAAGCAGCATCGAAATCATAAGTATTCTTTTCATTCTGCCTCCTATTTTTATAAGCATAGCCGTATTGGTTTATTTGTCAATAGGGAACACCATACGCGGAGACCCCGAGTAATAATTCCTCCTCCCTTGATGGCGATAGTGCCCCGTCGGGTAGGGGTAGGGTGGATAGCGTTCATCTGCAAACCCCTGCCCCGCAAACTCTTCTACTCCCTCTACGCCAAACGAAGGCTTAAAAAGAAGTAAAAAGGAGCTTGACAAGGGTTCGGTTTAGGCTATAGTTTAATACTATGGGGAAAAAGTGAAATCTGATTCATATGAGTATGACCTATTCATATCTCATCGCTCTACGAATGAGGATACAGAATTCGCGAAGAGATTAGCTGGAGATATAGAATCCGAAATTTACCAAGGTCCTCCCCTAAAGGTTTTTTTAGATAAATGGGATATTCGAACAGGAAGTTTGCCAGGTTCGATAAACAAAGCAATCTCGAAAAGCCGCTTTTGGGGATTCGTATTAACTCCGGCTTACTTCAGTAGCGATAGTGGCTGGACTGATGCCGAAAGTGACAGTATAATTTCTCTTGACCCTAATAACCGACAAGGCCGAATCATCCCTTTACTTTTTAAGAATTGCATTCTTCCTCCTTTGATTTCGCAATACCCGTACATTGACTTTCGGAATAACTACGAAAATGGTTTGCAAAAACTCCTTTACATTCTGAAAAAACAACCATTTCCGAGAGGAACTAAACAAAGTAGGAAGTTGGTTAGCATACCGGGACCTGTTGAGAGAAGATTTTTACCGGACAAAGGGTTTATTTCAGACGTTGAACCAGACCAGATAGAGGAGTTGCTTCAATGCAACTTGCTTCCTTTTAAACAACTTCCGGATGTTGTTTATCGGGCTTTTGTTTTCCAGAAGTATGCTAGATATCAGAAGGATGAGATAAAAAATGTAATACGTGATGCGCATAAGGGAATACCTGCCTTTAGACTTCATAAAAAAAAGATCATTACCTTTCATAATCTGCACGCCTCAGATGTACCATTAGGATTAGTTGTTGATCACGATTATATCGAAGAAAAGCCTACTAAGGAACTCTTGCAGAATGTAAGTGACCGTAATATAGTTACTTCCTTGCTTAACATGGAGATTGACAGGTTTCTCTATCGGTTAGGTCTTATTAAAGATGAGACTAAACCTGATAAACACCGTTTCTATTTTCCGCCCAAAAATGGAACAGTAAATATTATTTGGTGGAAAGCATTTCAAAAGCGAGCATCGCGGAAAGTGGCCAAACCATGTAAAAAAGATGGTGAAGTAATGTTTTGGAGGCATGCAGCGGCAAATATCAAAGCAATGTACCTTCAAGGGAAGTATTACCTACACATTGAGCCTACGTGGGTTTTTACAGAAGATGGCTCAACAATAATTACAGGGGCACTTGCTGGTAAATTAGCAATAAGGTGGGCAGGGCCTGAACGCAATCTCGGCATACTATACCATATTCGTTTTTGGACTTCGATCATGAGGGGTAAATCAGGGACGATAGTTATTAAGACAGGAGACCAAAATGTGAAGATTTCGACTAGGCCAGCCTTCGTAAGACTGTCATTTGGGATTGCGGACGATCAAAAAAAACCTATGGCATCGTTAGATGAAGAAGCTGAAATAATAACAAAAGATGAAAAAACAATGGAAGATTTAATCGTAGGTTCAGAGGCGGATTTTGAAGATAGTGAATCGAGTGAAGAAACGATAGAGGAAGAATATGAAGAAGTATAGAGTACCTGATTTTGAAAGTGGAGCGCTTGACGAACCTCGTCTTTTATTTGGTGGCGGTAATGACCATGTAGACCCAAAATTTGGACTATCTATTTTCGGCCCTTTTAGTTCTACACCTACTTCGATAATAGTTGGGATTATAGGCATACCTTCGATGATTGCAGACACCGAACAATGGCTTGAAAGGTGTACAAGGGAAGTGACTAATGATAAGGCAAAACCTCGAGAATTTCCGCCTTTCACAGGTATATCTTCTGATTCTTCTTTTAATTGTGAGCTTAAGTACGGTGACCTGTGGTGCGAATCTTTGAACG
It encodes:
- a CDS encoding short-chain dehydrogenase, whose protein sequence is MNGEEIIPLPGGQRAPWGANFTAPHRVGGRGRVNITTSLECHVFKHPDIIFERTGRPTGHRRPFCICISLIPRIHFLKERLMTQKRPAALITGASSGIGAAFARKLASMGYDLLLTGRREKLLEDLCAELSTRYGILAGYMIAELADESQLREVEDTIRRMPNLRILINNAGYTRLELFAEDSIDAQVDMIKVHDIAAVRLTHAAIPILRTHNWGAVINVSSIAAFLIGARNLMYDATKGFLLSFSSSLHIELGGTGIRVQALCPGFTRTDFHMKLGYGPEHPIFRRRRFMSADKVVQASLGCLERGKVICIPGRRNRWIAFICKHMPRKLFYSLYSKRRLKKKRG